The following proteins are encoded in a genomic region of Nocardioides conyzicola:
- a CDS encoding SigE family RNA polymerase sigma factor translates to MTISTTDLSPTERLSVPDVRSFDELVSATGRQFYRASLLLTGGDHHLAEDLLQTTYAKVYAAWSRVSRADDPVAYTRTVLTRTYVSHRRLRRSSERPSDDLPDHPADPADPALHLDLMAALRALSPSDRVVVVLRYWLDRSVAETAADLGLSETAVRTRSRRALARLRLHLTDLDEES, encoded by the coding sequence GTGACCATCTCGACGACTGACCTCAGCCCGACGGAGCGGCTCTCGGTGCCCGACGTACGGAGCTTCGACGAGCTGGTATCCGCTACGGGGCGCCAGTTCTACCGTGCCTCCCTGCTCCTCACGGGCGGGGACCACCACCTGGCCGAGGACCTCCTCCAGACGACCTACGCCAAGGTGTACGCCGCCTGGTCGCGGGTGAGCCGGGCGGACGATCCGGTCGCCTACACCCGGACCGTGCTGACCAGGACCTACGTGTCGCACCGCCGGCTGCGTCGTTCCTCCGAGCGCCCGAGCGACGACCTGCCCGACCACCCGGCCGATCCCGCCGACCCGGCGCTCCACCTCGACCTGATGGCGGCGTTGCGCGCCCTCTCGCCCAGCGACCGGGTGGTCGTCGTGCTCCGCTACTGGCTCGACCGCAGCGTCGCAGAGACGGCTGCCGATCTGGGGCTGAGCGAGACCGCCGTGCGCACCCGCTCCCGGCGCGCCCTCGCGCGCCTCCGTCTCCACCTCACCGACCTGGACGAGGAGTCCTGA
- a CDS encoding L,D-transpeptidase — protein MTEPRGAHRAVPVRPRYGRLTALGVSLAVTTIALLGSFGALPFSDGGAAAQKSPTDNAAADLGATAHLASDAASPSTSEPASTSAADVEPMVDPADDTTVPADSGDGRRVVFSQSRQRVWLIGDHEKVKRTYLVSGSAYDNLDPGSYQVYSRSEQAWGVDDSGTMKYFVRFAQGDHAAIGFHDIPVDDGKPVQTVAQLGTPLSHGCIRQKEADAVALWKFAPLGTDVVVTA, from the coding sequence GTGACCGAGCCTCGCGGCGCCCACCGCGCCGTACCGGTCCGGCCGCGCTACGGCCGGCTCACGGCGCTCGGGGTGTCGCTCGCGGTCACGACGATCGCGCTGCTCGGCTCGTTCGGCGCGCTGCCCTTCTCCGACGGCGGTGCGGCGGCCCAGAAGTCGCCTACCGACAACGCCGCGGCGGACCTCGGCGCGACCGCTCACCTCGCCTCGGACGCGGCGTCGCCGAGCACGTCCGAGCCGGCCTCGACCTCGGCCGCCGACGTCGAGCCGATGGTCGATCCCGCCGACGACACCACGGTCCCGGCCGACTCGGGCGACGGCCGGCGCGTGGTCTTCAGCCAGAGCCGCCAGCGGGTGTGGCTGATCGGCGACCACGAGAAGGTGAAGCGCACCTACCTGGTCTCGGGCAGCGCCTACGACAACCTCGACCCCGGCAGCTACCAGGTCTACTCCCGCTCGGAGCAGGCCTGGGGCGTCGACGACTCCGGGACGATGAAGTACTTCGTGCGCTTCGCCCAGGGCGACCACGCCGCGATCGGCTTCCACGACATCCCCGTCGACGACGGCAAGCCCGTCCAGACCGTCGCCCAGCTCGGCACGCCGCTCTCGCACGGCTGCATCCGCCAGAAGGAGGCCGACGCCGTCGCCCTCTGGAAGTTCGCGCCCCTCGGCACGGACGTCGTCGTCACCGCCTGA
- a CDS encoding ParA family protein has translation MTTTLAIANQKGGVAKTTTVASIGAALAELGHSVLLVDLDAQACLTFSLGIDPEDLELSVHHVLTKGLDPSEVIITTDDGVDLVPATIELARAEAELLTRTGREHVIKTMIETLEEDGHEYDWVLLDCPPSLGVMTVAALTAADGVLIPLQCETLSHRGVGQLLDTVHDVRRFTNRKLEVWGVLPTLYDGRTNHARTVLETISETYDLEVIEPPIPKTIKFAEAPAAGRSILATSRSSKGARAYREAAENLVARSKRPKSRKKKAGKAS, from the coding sequence ATGACCACGACACTCGCGATCGCCAACCAGAAGGGCGGCGTCGCCAAGACCACGACCGTCGCGTCCATCGGTGCCGCGCTCGCCGAGCTCGGCCACTCCGTGCTCCTGGTCGACCTGGACGCGCAGGCGTGCCTGACGTTCTCGCTCGGCATCGACCCGGAGGACCTCGAGCTCTCGGTCCACCACGTGCTGACCAAGGGCCTCGACCCCTCCGAGGTCATCATCACGACCGACGACGGGGTCGACCTGGTCCCGGCGACCATCGAGCTCGCGCGCGCCGAGGCCGAGCTGCTCACGCGCACCGGTCGCGAGCACGTCATCAAGACGATGATCGAGACGCTCGAGGAGGACGGTCACGAGTACGACTGGGTCCTGCTCGACTGCCCGCCCTCCCTGGGGGTGATGACGGTGGCGGCGCTGACCGCCGCCGACGGTGTCCTGATCCCGCTGCAGTGCGAGACGCTCTCGCACCGTGGCGTGGGCCAGCTCCTCGACACGGTCCACGACGTACGCCGCTTCACCAACCGCAAGCTCGAGGTCTGGGGCGTGCTGCCGACGCTGTACGACGGGCGCACCAACCACGCCCGCACGGTGCTCGAGACGATCTCGGAGACCTACGACCTCGAGGTCATCGAGCCGCCGATCCCCAAGACGATCAAGTTCGCCGAGGCCCCGGCCGCCGGCCGCTCGATCCTCGCGACGAGCCGCAGCAGCAAGGGCGCGCGTGCCTACCGCGAGGCCGCCGAGAACCTGGTCGCGCGCTCGAAGCGCCCGAAGTCTCGGAAGAAGAAGGCGGGCAAGGCGTCGTGA
- a CDS encoding SDR family oxidoreductase yields MSKTALVTGPTAGIGKSFAHQLADQGYDLVLVARDRTRLEAEAAELTSTYDVAVEVLPADLVDREQLALVEARLADRDRPIDLLVNNAGFGLKKRFLDNPVDAEQAMLDVLVTAVMRLSHAALAPMAERGSGGIINVSSVASFLPRGSYSAAKAWVNSFSEWAAYEYRDQGVTITCLCPGFTKTEFHERMDVSRGSAPDFLWLDADELVATALKDHAKGKVYSIPGGQYKVITTAARLVPTPVLKRFQSLGRK; encoded by the coding sequence ATGTCGAAGACCGCACTCGTGACCGGCCCCACCGCGGGCATCGGGAAGTCCTTCGCCCACCAGCTCGCCGACCAGGGCTACGACCTCGTCCTGGTGGCCCGCGACCGCACCCGCCTCGAGGCCGAGGCCGCCGAGCTGACCTCGACGTACGACGTCGCGGTGGAGGTGCTGCCGGCCGACCTGGTCGACCGCGAGCAGCTCGCCCTCGTCGAGGCCCGACTCGCCGACCGGGACCGCCCGATCGACCTGCTGGTCAACAACGCCGGCTTCGGCCTGAAGAAGCGCTTCCTCGACAACCCCGTCGACGCCGAGCAGGCGATGCTCGACGTGCTGGTCACCGCCGTCATGCGGCTCAGCCACGCGGCGCTCGCGCCGATGGCGGAGCGCGGCTCCGGCGGGATCATCAACGTCTCGAGCGTCGCGTCCTTCCTGCCGCGCGGCAGCTACAGCGCGGCCAAGGCCTGGGTGAACTCGTTCTCGGAGTGGGCCGCCTACGAGTACCGCGACCAGGGCGTCACGATCACCTGCCTGTGCCCCGGCTTCACCAAGACCGAGTTCCACGAGCGGATGGACGTCTCGCGCGGCTCCGCGCCCGACTTCCTGTGGCTGGACGCCGACGAGCTGGTGGCCACGGCGCTCAAGGACCACGCGAAGGGGAAGGTCTACTCGATCCCGGGCGGCCAGTACAAGGTGATCACGACCGCCGCCCGGCTGGTCCCGACGCCGGTGCTCAAGCGCTTCCAGTCGCTGGGCCGTAAGTAA
- a CDS encoding PHP domain-containing protein, which yields MRIDLHTHSRASDGTDTPAGLVRAAARAGLDVVAITDHDTADGWAEAAAAAEEVGITLVPGMEISTIHHGRSVHLLAYLPDPTSPALAAELTQVLAGRESRVPEMLDRLRRLGIDISADDVRAASHGAAATGRPHVADALVTLGVVGDRTEAFDRYLGAGRSAYVNRYAAPLEGTIRAVTEAGGVSVIAHPWGRGGLGRPDEATLTHLHAVGLAGIEVDHQDHDAAARSRLRALARDIGLVATGSSDYHGDGKVDHDLGCNTTDPGEYERLMALAADAGVRSDRVPPVVTYGPATGSA from the coding sequence GTGCGCATCGACCTGCACACGCACTCGCGTGCCAGCGACGGGACCGACACCCCGGCCGGGCTGGTGCGCGCCGCGGCGCGGGCCGGGCTCGACGTCGTGGCGATCACCGACCACGACACCGCCGACGGGTGGGCGGAGGCCGCGGCCGCGGCGGAGGAGGTCGGCATCACGCTGGTCCCCGGGATGGAGATCAGCACCATCCACCACGGCCGCAGCGTGCACCTGCTCGCCTACCTGCCCGACCCCACCTCGCCGGCGTTGGCCGCCGAGCTGACGCAGGTGCTCGCCGGCCGCGAGTCGCGGGTGCCGGAGATGCTGGACCGGCTGCGCCGGCTCGGGATCGACATCAGCGCGGACGACGTACGAGCGGCGTCGCACGGTGCGGCGGCGACGGGGCGGCCGCACGTGGCCGACGCCCTGGTCACCCTGGGCGTGGTCGGGGACCGGACGGAGGCGTTCGACCGCTACCTCGGGGCCGGCCGGTCGGCGTACGTCAACCGCTATGCCGCGCCGCTGGAGGGCACGATCCGCGCGGTGACCGAGGCCGGCGGCGTCTCGGTGATCGCGCACCCGTGGGGGCGGGGCGGCCTGGGCCGGCCCGACGAGGCAACCCTCACCCACCTGCACGCCGTCGGGCTCGCCGGCATCGAGGTCGACCACCAGGACCACGACGCCGCGGCCCGCTCGCGGCTGCGTGCGTTGGCACGGGACATCGGGCTGGTCGCCACCGGCTCCAGCGACTACCACGGCGACGGCAAGGTCGACCACGACCTGGGCTGCAACACCACGGACCCGGGGGAGTACGAGCGGCTGATGGCGCTGGCTGCCGACGCCGGCGTACGCAGCGACCGGGTGCCGCCGGTCGTTACTTACGGCCCAGCGACTGGAAGCGCTTGA
- a CDS encoding DUF6758 family protein, translating into MLTATCVRCPAPVLEAPDGTWACPDHGVTAPLWLAPEPSYDGFVEHLRTSAGFPTYVPWPMSPGWTMTDFAAVAPAPGSATAVLTCTSGTSELDGPVDVLVVAEEAGTGLGARCAGTRYTDPGFEIGERPPSARVRIGSQAVNLWDISTSSDDGEFDRSVLAGEASGRWLWIVLRPASALLLFRDDWILRDVSSAGPQLVELPFGGHRPGW; encoded by the coding sequence ATGCTGACGGCGACCTGCGTGCGCTGCCCGGCGCCGGTCCTCGAGGCGCCCGACGGCACGTGGGCGTGCCCGGACCACGGCGTCACCGCTCCGCTGTGGCTCGCGCCGGAGCCGTCGTACGACGGGTTCGTGGAGCACCTCCGCACCTCGGCGGGCTTCCCGACCTACGTGCCGTGGCCGATGAGCCCGGGCTGGACGATGACCGACTTCGCCGCGGTCGCGCCGGCTCCGGGGAGCGCGACGGCGGTGCTGACGTGCACCTCGGGCACCAGCGAGCTGGACGGTCCGGTGGACGTGCTGGTGGTCGCCGAGGAGGCCGGCACCGGCCTCGGCGCCCGGTGCGCGGGCACCCGCTACACGGACCCCGGCTTCGAGATCGGCGAGCGACCGCCGTCGGCGCGGGTGCGGATCGGGAGCCAGGCGGTCAACCTCTGGGACATCTCGACCAGCAGCGACGACGGGGAGTTCGACCGATCGGTGCTCGCCGGCGAGGCCTCCGGGCGCTGGCTGTGGATCGTGCTCCGGCCCGCCTCCGCGCTGCTGCTCTTCCGCGACGACTGGATCCTGCGCGACGTCTCGAGCGCGGGGCCGCAGCTGGTCGAGCTGCCCTTCGGGGGGCACCGGCCGGGCTGGTGA
- the purE gene encoding 5-(carboxyamino)imidazole ribonucleotide mutase, whose product MPEAAARVGIVMGSDSDWPVMKLAAEALAEFDVAFEADVTSAHRMPEEMLEYGRSAADRGLSVIIAGAGGAAHLPGMLASVTPLPVIGVPVPLKYLDGMDSLLSIVQMPAGVPVATVAIGGARNAGLLAVRILAVGDLVLQARMRTFQAELRTSAEKKGQVVRSESAGPRIGF is encoded by the coding sequence ATGCCTGAGGCAGCCGCTCGTGTGGGCATCGTGATGGGCTCGGACTCGGACTGGCCGGTGATGAAGCTGGCCGCCGAGGCGTTGGCGGAGTTCGACGTCGCCTTCGAGGCCGACGTGACGTCTGCGCACCGGATGCCCGAGGAGATGCTCGAGTACGGCCGCTCGGCCGCGGACCGCGGGCTGTCGGTGATCATCGCCGGTGCCGGCGGTGCGGCCCACCTGCCCGGGATGCTCGCGTCGGTGACCCCGCTGCCGGTGATCGGCGTACCAGTGCCGCTCAAGTACCTCGACGGCATGGACTCGCTGCTCTCGATCGTGCAGATGCCGGCCGGCGTGCCCGTCGCCACGGTCGCCATCGGCGGTGCGCGCAACGCCGGCCTGCTCGCCGTCCGCATCCTGGCGGTCGGCGACCTCGTGCTGCAGGCCCGGATGCGGACCTTCCAGGCCGAGCTCCGCACCAGTGCCGAGAAGAAGGGCCAGGTCGTGCGCAGCGAGTCGGCTGGCCCCCGCATCGGGTTCTAG
- a CDS encoding 5-(carboxyamino)imidazole ribonucleotide synthase, producing the protein MPAPDPTHAPTLAVIGGGQLARMMAEPAAAMGLPLRLLAEAEGVSAAQVIPDHQVGDYRDLATLRAVTAGCPVVTFDHEHVPTEHLHALEADGVAVRPGPDALVHAQDKGVMRERLAELGVPCPRNAIVATLADVEAFGFPCVVKTTRGGYDGKGVWFVRSVEDCADAFAAADATGVRLLAEELVDFRRELSALVVRSPSGQAAAYPVVASTQKDGICHEVVAPAPDLDPALAGQAQEIALRVAGELDVTGVLAVELFETNDGRVLVNELAMRPHNTGHWTQDGAVTSQFENHLRAVLDLPLGSPAPRARWTVMVNILGGPDASVGRLYDGYPHALARDPHLRVHLYGKDLRPGRKVGHVNAYGDDLDECLERARHAAAWFRGDLGNESE; encoded by the coding sequence GTGCCTGCGCCCGACCCCACCCACGCGCCCACGCTCGCCGTCATCGGCGGCGGCCAGCTGGCCCGGATGATGGCCGAGCCGGCCGCCGCGATGGGGCTGCCGCTCCGGTTGCTGGCCGAGGCCGAGGGGGTCTCGGCGGCCCAGGTCATCCCGGACCACCAGGTCGGTGACTACCGCGACCTCGCCACCCTGCGCGCCGTGACCGCCGGCTGCCCGGTGGTCACCTTCGACCACGAGCACGTCCCGACCGAGCACCTGCACGCGCTGGAGGCCGACGGCGTCGCCGTACGCCCGGGTCCGGACGCCCTCGTGCACGCCCAGGACAAGGGCGTGATGCGCGAGCGGCTGGCCGAGCTCGGCGTCCCCTGTCCCCGCAACGCCATCGTCGCGACGCTCGCCGACGTCGAGGCGTTCGGCTTCCCGTGCGTGGTCAAGACGACGCGGGGCGGGTACGACGGCAAGGGCGTGTGGTTCGTCCGCTCGGTCGAGGACTGCGCGGACGCCTTCGCCGCGGCCGACGCGACCGGCGTACGCCTGCTCGCGGAGGAGCTGGTCGACTTCCGGCGCGAGCTGTCCGCCCTGGTCGTGCGGTCGCCGAGCGGCCAGGCCGCGGCGTACCCCGTCGTCGCCTCGACCCAGAAGGACGGCATCTGCCACGAGGTCGTCGCGCCCGCGCCCGACCTCGACCCCGCGCTCGCCGGCCAGGCGCAGGAGATCGCGCTGCGGGTCGCCGGCGAGCTCGACGTCACCGGCGTGCTGGCCGTCGAGCTGTTCGAGACCAACGACGGCCGGGTGCTCGTCAACGAGCTCGCGATGCGCCCGCACAACACCGGGCACTGGACCCAGGACGGCGCGGTGACGTCGCAGTTCGAGAACCACCTGCGCGCCGTGCTCGACCTGCCGCTCGGCTCCCCGGCGCCGCGGGCGCGCTGGACCGTGATGGTCAACATCCTCGGCGGTCCCGACGCGAGCGTCGGGCGCCTGTACGACGGCTACCCGCACGCCCTGGCGCGCGACCCGCACCTCCGGGTGCACCTGTACGGCAAGGACCTCCGTCCGGGACGCAAGGTCGGCCACGTCAACGCCTACGGCGACGACCTGGACGAGTGTCTCGAACGAGCCCGGCACGCGGCCGCGTGGTTCCGGGGCGACCTGGGAAACGAGAGTGAGTGA
- a CDS encoding winged helix-turn-helix domain-containing protein, giving the protein MIEVQEIKLDPEERRAWRGDEEIVLSRKEFDLVHALMTQAGRIVSRDDLMREVWHTTFWTSSKTIDVHLGWVRRKLGDDSRQPHLITTIRGQGLRFETEDLRSRQS; this is encoded by the coding sequence ATGATCGAGGTGCAGGAGATCAAGCTCGATCCCGAGGAACGTCGTGCGTGGCGCGGGGACGAGGAGATCGTGCTGTCGCGCAAGGAGTTCGACCTGGTGCACGCCCTGATGACCCAGGCGGGGCGGATCGTCAGCCGGGACGACCTGATGCGCGAGGTCTGGCACACGACGTTCTGGACCTCGTCGAAGACCATCGACGTGCACCTGGGGTGGGTGCGCCGCAAGCTCGGTGACGACAGCCGGCAGCCGCACCTGATCACGACCATCCGCGGCCAGGGCCTCCGGTTCGAGACCGAGGACCTGCGCAGCCGCCAGTCGTAG
- a CDS encoding adenylate/guanylate cyclase domain-containing protein, which yields MTPRQDMTTEPDPLPDPQPGPGDLERAILGETPEFNAKQVAAATGVTLEEARRLWRALGFPEHGLENAYTDADTEALTTMISAVRADLIDFDLAVNLTRAVGQTMARLADWEVSTLVSRVDELAADPANDNGRTGSALHLIEQIKGPFEDLLIYVWRRHLAAAVARVEAMRSNEEDLNTVQLTVGFADIVSFTALSNRMTEEKIGDLVELFESRCADVVTTQGGRIIKSIGDSVLFVSDDPIRAYDIAEGIINVVGRDARMPDVRLGLASGPVVMRLGDVFGPPVNLAARLTAVARRNRIIIDAATAELLPDDEFETRRLPARPVRGFGIVEPLTVRRA from the coding sequence ATGACCCCGCGGCAGGACATGACGACGGAGCCTGATCCTCTGCCCGACCCCCAGCCGGGTCCGGGAGACCTCGAGCGGGCGATCCTCGGGGAGACGCCCGAGTTCAACGCCAAGCAGGTCGCCGCGGCCACCGGCGTGACGCTGGAGGAGGCTCGTCGGCTCTGGCGTGCGCTCGGCTTCCCCGAGCACGGCCTCGAGAACGCTTACACGGACGCCGACACCGAGGCGCTGACCACGATGATCAGCGCCGTCCGCGCGGACCTGATCGACTTCGACCTGGCGGTCAACCTGACCCGGGCGGTCGGCCAGACCATGGCCCGGCTCGCCGACTGGGAGGTGTCGACGCTGGTCTCGCGGGTGGACGAGCTCGCCGCCGACCCCGCCAACGACAACGGCCGGACCGGCTCCGCCCTGCACCTGATCGAGCAGATCAAGGGCCCCTTCGAGGACCTGCTGATCTACGTGTGGCGCCGGCACCTCGCGGCCGCGGTGGCCCGCGTCGAGGCGATGCGGTCCAACGAGGAGGACCTCAACACCGTCCAGCTGACGGTGGGTTTCGCCGACATCGTCAGCTTCACGGCCCTGTCCAACCGGATGACCGAGGAGAAGATCGGCGACCTGGTCGAGCTCTTCGAGTCCCGGTGCGCCGATGTCGTCACCACCCAGGGCGGCCGCATCATCAAGAGCATCGGCGACTCGGTGCTCTTCGTCAGCGACGACCCGATCCGCGCCTACGACATCGCCGAGGGGATCATCAACGTCGTCGGCCGCGATGCCCGGATGCCCGACGTCCGGCTCGGCCTCGCCAGCGGTCCGGTCGTGATGCGGCTCGGTGACGTCTTCGGGCCGCCTGTCAACCTCGCCGCCCGGCTGACCGCGGTCGCCCGTCGCAACCGGATCATCATCGACGCGGCCACCGCGGAGCTGCTGCCCGACGACGAGTTCGAGACCCGGCGGCTGCCTGCCCGGCCGGTGCGCGGGTTCGGCATCGTGGAGCCGCTGACCGTGCGCCGGGCCTAG
- a CDS encoding PH domain-containing protein, with product MAISPKLLNEGEKVVVDTRTHVKALILPIFALVLLLAIGTFGQVKLDQDSDAQHITTLALWVLVAVGIIWFVLRPLIIWATATYTFTDRRLITRTGVIVRRGHDMPLARISDIAYEFGPIDRLLGCGTLLISDASTHGTIKLHDIPRVEETQRTLNLMLQKIHDPAAGHDDGA from the coding sequence GTGGCCATCTCACCGAAGCTGCTGAACGAGGGCGAGAAAGTCGTCGTCGACACGCGCACACACGTCAAGGCACTGATCCTCCCGATCTTCGCGCTGGTCCTGCTGCTCGCGATCGGGACCTTCGGGCAGGTGAAGCTCGACCAGGACTCCGACGCCCAGCACATCACGACCCTCGCGCTCTGGGTGCTGGTCGCCGTCGGGATCATCTGGTTCGTGCTGCGGCCGCTGATCATCTGGGCGACCGCGACGTACACGTTCACGGACCGCCGCCTGATCACCCGCACCGGCGTCATCGTCCGCCGCGGGCACGACATGCCGCTGGCCCGGATCAGCGACATCGCGTACGAGTTCGGGCCGATCGACCGGCTGCTCGGCTGCGGGACGCTGCTGATCTCCGACGCGAGCACGCACGGCACGATCAAGCTGCACGACATCCCGCGCGTCGAGGAGACCCAGCGGACGCTCAACCTGATGCTGCAGAAGATCCATGACCCCGCGGCAGGACATGACGACGGAGCCTGA
- a CDS encoding biotin--[acetyl-CoA-carboxylase] ligase: MRRISLDPAPLAALAPDLVVELLETTTSTNAVGAERARAGAAEGLVVVAEHQTAARGRLDRTWEAPPRSSLVFSLVLRPTVPLAHWPWLPLLTGLTVASTLRAEGYDAGVKWPNDVLIGDRKLVGILVERVETPDGPAAIVGIGINVSLTVADLPVPTATSLAIESGAEPDRTALLVVLLRALREAYDAWQAGGDRATDELRTAYAAACVTVGRDVRVELPGDAVLTGRATGVDPGGRLVVAGPGGDTVVGAGDVVHVRAVDR; the protein is encoded by the coding sequence ATGCGACGCATCTCACTCGATCCCGCGCCGCTCGCCGCGCTGGCCCCCGACCTGGTCGTGGAGCTGCTCGAGACGACCACCTCCACCAACGCGGTCGGCGCGGAGCGAGCGCGGGCGGGCGCGGCCGAGGGCCTGGTCGTCGTGGCCGAGCACCAGACCGCCGCACGCGGCCGGCTCGACCGGACCTGGGAGGCGCCCCCGCGCTCCTCGCTGGTGTTCTCGCTGGTGCTGCGGCCGACGGTCCCGCTCGCCCACTGGCCGTGGCTGCCGCTGCTCACCGGCCTGACGGTCGCCAGCACGCTGCGCGCCGAGGGGTACGACGCGGGCGTGAAGTGGCCCAACGACGTGCTGATCGGCGACCGCAAGCTCGTCGGCATCCTGGTCGAGCGTGTCGAGACCCCCGACGGTCCGGCCGCGATTGTCGGCATCGGCATCAACGTCAGCCTGACCGTGGCGGACCTGCCTGTGCCGACCGCGACCTCGCTGGCGATCGAGTCCGGGGCCGAGCCGGACCGGACCGCCCTGCTCGTCGTGCTGCTCCGCGCGCTGCGGGAGGCGTACGACGCCTGGCAGGCCGGCGGGGACCGGGCGACCGACGAGCTGCGGACGGCGTACGCCGCGGCCTGCGTGACGGTCGGGCGCGACGTGCGGGTCGAGCTGCCGGGCGACGCCGTGCTGACCGGCCGGGCGACCGGAGTGGACCCCGGCGGCCGGCTGGTGGTCGCCGGACCCGGCGGCGACACCGTCGTCGGCGCGGGTGACGTTGTCCACGTGCGCGCCGTCGATCGGTGA
- a CDS encoding acyl-CoA carboxylase subunit beta: protein MSAQPGEGTDVPADLDLHTTAGKLADLDRRLDEAVHAGSAKAVEKQHAKGRKTARERIELLFDEGSFVELDELARHRSVAFGLEKNRPYGDGVITGYGTIDGRQVCVFSQDFTVFGGSLGEVYGEKITKVMDLAMKTGCPIIGINEGAGARIQEGVVSLGLYGEIFRRNVHASGVIPQISLIMGNCAGGHVYSPAVTDFTIMVDQTSAMFITGPDVIKTVTGEDVTMEELGGARTHNTKSGNAHYMGSDEDDAIEYVKALLSYLPQNNLDEAPTLGDVADTDFSDLDRTLDTIIPDSPNQPYDIRDVITVVVDDEDFLEVQELFAPNIVIGFGRVEGHPVGVVANQPMQFAGTLDIDASEKAARFVRFCDAFNIPVLTFVDVPGFLPGTDQEWNGIIRRGAKLIYAYAEATVPLVTIITRKAYGGAYDVMGSKHLGADINLAWPTAQIAVMGAQGAANIVHRKTLKKVEDDGGDVEAKRAELIDEYETTLANPYIAAERGYVDAVITPHETRVEVVRALRLLRSKRETLPAKKHGNIPL, encoded by the coding sequence ATGAGTGCCCAGCCCGGCGAGGGAACCGACGTCCCGGCCGACCTCGACCTCCACACCACCGCGGGCAAGCTGGCCGACCTGGACCGGCGGCTCGACGAGGCCGTCCACGCCGGCTCCGCGAAGGCGGTCGAGAAGCAGCACGCCAAGGGCCGCAAGACCGCCCGCGAGCGGATCGAGCTGCTCTTCGACGAGGGCTCCTTCGTGGAGCTCGACGAGCTCGCCCGGCACCGCTCGGTCGCGTTCGGCCTGGAGAAGAACCGCCCGTACGGCGACGGCGTGATCACCGGCTACGGCACGATCGACGGCCGCCAGGTCTGCGTGTTCTCCCAGGACTTCACCGTCTTCGGCGGCTCCCTGGGCGAGGTGTACGGCGAGAAGATCACCAAGGTGATGGACCTCGCCATGAAGACCGGCTGCCCGATCATCGGCATCAACGAGGGTGCCGGCGCCCGCATCCAGGAGGGCGTCGTCTCGCTCGGCCTGTACGGCGAGATCTTCCGCCGCAACGTGCACGCCTCGGGCGTCATCCCGCAGATCAGCCTGATCATGGGCAACTGCGCCGGCGGGCACGTCTACTCCCCCGCCGTCACCGACTTCACGATCATGGTCGACCAGACCTCCGCGATGTTCATCACCGGCCCCGACGTCATCAAGACCGTCACCGGCGAGGACGTCACGATGGAGGAGCTCGGCGGCGCCCGCACCCACAACACCAAGTCCGGCAACGCCCACTACATGGGCTCGGACGAGGACGACGCGATCGAGTACGTCAAGGCGCTGCTGTCCTACCTGCCGCAGAACAACCTCGACGAGGCGCCCACCCTCGGGGACGTCGCGGACACCGACTTCTCCGACCTCGACCGCACTCTCGACACGATCATCCCGGACTCCCCGAACCAGCCCTACGACATCCGCGACGTCATCACCGTCGTCGTGGACGACGAAGACTTCCTCGAGGTCCAGGAGCTGTTCGCGCCCAACATCGTGATCGGCTTCGGCCGGGTCGAGGGCCACCCCGTCGGCGTGGTCGCCAACCAGCCGATGCAGTTCGCCGGCACCCTCGACATCGACGCGTCCGAGAAGGCCGCCCGCTTCGTCCGCTTCTGCGACGCGTTCAACATCCCGGTGCTGACCTTCGTCGACGTGCCCGGCTTCCTGCCCGGCACCGACCAGGAGTGGAACGGCATCATCCGCCGCGGCGCCAAGCTGATCTACGCGTACGCCGAGGCCACGGTCCCGCTGGTCACGATCATCACCCGCAAGGCCTACGGCGGCGCGTACGACGTGATGGGCTCCAAGCACCTCGGCGCCGACATCAACCTCGCCTGGCCGACCGCCCAGATCGCGGTGATGGGCGCCCAGGGCGCCGCCAACATCGTCCACCGCAAGACCCTCAAGAAGGTCGAGGACGACGGCGGCGACGTCGAGGCCAAGCGCGCCGAGCTCATCGACGAGTACGAGACCACGCTCGCCAACCCCTACATCGCGGCCGAGCGCGGCTACGTCGACGCCGTCATCACCCCCCACGAGACCCGCGTCGAGGTCGTCCGCGCCCTCCGGCTGCTGCGCAGCAAGCGCGAGACCCTGCCCGCCAAGAAGCACGGCAACATCCCCCTCTGA